Proteins found in one Aneurinibacillus uraniidurans genomic segment:
- a CDS encoding cell division protein FtsQ/DivIB, which translates to MAKLEKVPHLRQEKRKKNTNRQLLGLMLLFFLVVLLVLFFRSSMSRVQDISVTGTEIVKADEVVQQSQVKLNMQYLFVDTDKVAASIKNSIPAIDTVRVEKSFPGKVRIIVKEKQRVALWMDGRGTLYPVTAMGDILKEYANPRDSVDKPIIRQWQTAALLPKFAVELAKMDQGIRQQISEISHQPSASDPERVILFMKDGYEVHTTVTDFARNMAWYPSFVQSLKREGRVEGIINLSEVKWFEPYKQQQQQKQGESDKKS; encoded by the coding sequence ATGGCCAAGCTTGAAAAAGTGCCGCATTTGCGGCAGGAGAAGCGAAAGAAAAACACGAACCGCCAGCTGCTTGGGCTGATGCTATTGTTTTTTCTTGTTGTATTGCTCGTACTTTTCTTTCGCTCATCCATGAGCCGAGTGCAGGATATTTCGGTAACCGGCACGGAAATCGTTAAAGCTGATGAGGTAGTGCAGCAATCGCAGGTCAAATTGAATATGCAGTATTTATTTGTGGACACAGATAAGGTGGCGGCTTCTATTAAAAACAGTATACCGGCGATCGATACAGTTCGTGTCGAGAAATCGTTTCCCGGGAAAGTACGAATTATCGTAAAAGAAAAGCAGCGTGTCGCACTGTGGATGGATGGGCGTGGAACGCTTTATCCTGTCACAGCCATGGGTGATATTTTAAAAGAATATGCGAATCCGAGAGACTCTGTGGACAAGCCTATCATTCGCCAGTGGCAGACCGCAGCGCTTCTGCCGAAGTTTGCGGTGGAACTAGCAAAAATGGATCAGGGAATTAGACAGCAGATCTCAGAGATTAGTCATCAGCCGTCCGCAAGTGATCCTGAAAGAGTTATTCTATTTATGAAAGATGGTTACGAAGTACATACGACTGTTACTGATTTTGCCCGAAATATGGCCTGGTATCCCTCCTTTGTTCAAAGCTTGAAGCGGGAAGGGCGCGTGGAAGGGATTATCAATCTTTCAGAGGTGAAGTGGTTTGAGCCTTACAAACAGCAGCAGCAGCAAAAGCAGGGAGAAAGTGACAAAAAGTCTTAA
- a CDS encoding DUF881 domain-containing protein: MTKSLKVRRIHVYLSSVLLMFGFIVAYSVQVTDRNNHEVGDRSDSEWKQKVRLNEKIIHEKETNEMLQERLQKLRTEVNTKEKDLSERQAISQQVVHELEMLRMQAGLTPVFGQGVTVTLEDSKTARDFQNIADGIVHDQNLRDVVNELFAAGAEGIAINDQRLVSGSSVRCVGPTIIVNDIKLAPPFVIRAIGEKETLVAALKMPGGIIDGLKQRTIGVTISDSNRIELPAYVGENNDKKVINLREESNGGEGKNEK, encoded by the coding sequence GTGACAAAAAGTCTTAAAGTGCGGCGGATTCATGTGTATTTAAGTAGTGTGCTGCTTATGTTCGGGTTTATCGTTGCCTATTCTGTGCAGGTAACAGACCGGAACAACCATGAAGTAGGAGATCGGTCAGACAGTGAATGGAAACAAAAAGTCCGACTGAATGAGAAAATCATTCATGAGAAAGAAACAAATGAAATGCTGCAGGAGCGTCTGCAAAAGCTACGTACAGAAGTAAATACAAAAGAAAAAGATCTGTCGGAGCGCCAGGCGATTTCTCAGCAGGTCGTGCATGAGCTTGAAATGCTGCGGATGCAGGCAGGTCTAACCCCAGTTTTTGGGCAGGGTGTGACGGTTACGCTTGAAGACAGCAAAACTGCCCGTGATTTCCAAAACATTGCAGATGGCATTGTACACGACCAAAATTTGCGCGATGTAGTGAATGAACTGTTTGCGGCAGGGGCGGAAGGCATCGCGATTAATGATCAACGCCTCGTTAGTGGATCAAGTGTCCGCTGCGTTGGTCCGACGATTATCGTCAATGACATTAAGTTGGCGCCGCCGTTCGTCATCCGAGCAATCGGGGAGAAGGAAACACTCGTAGCAGCGCTGAAAATGCCGGGCGGGATTATTGATGGATTAAAACAGCGGACCATCGGTGTGACGATTAGCGATTCCAATCGAATCGAGCTACCGGCCTATGTCGGAGAGAATAACGATAAGAAAGTGATTAACCTGCGGGAAGAAAGTAATGGGGGGGAGGGAAAGAATGAAAAATAA
- a CDS encoding DUF881 domain-containing protein produces the protein MKNNRQVPFIITGVSIIIGVMLAIQFRSNQPSLTMQKQDVFQLRQNLQKEMETHQKLLGDISKYSTLLSEYNTSMDEGSSPKVIADELARIKKENGFTEVNGKGIILTIAENGSAELTPEKLQSPVIDQDLTDLTSLLFANGAKAISINGHRLIVNSSIRTVGEGIQVDTHSISMPYVLHVLGDPQSLEAAVRLPGADRQSMEDWFHFLNKKFILEKKDNLIVPAYTGNSKVRYMKLLENKGA, from the coding sequence ATGAAAAATAATCGGCAGGTCCCATTCATAATTACTGGCGTAAGTATTATTATTGGAGTCATGCTAGCGATCCAATTTCGTTCTAACCAGCCCTCTCTTACTATGCAGAAGCAAGACGTTTTTCAGCTTCGGCAAAATCTTCAGAAAGAGATGGAAACTCATCAGAAACTTCTTGGGGACATCTCTAAATATAGTACGCTTCTTTCTGAATACAATACTTCTATGGATGAGGGAAGCAGCCCAAAAGTGATTGCGGACGAGCTGGCACGTATCAAAAAAGAGAATGGTTTTACAGAAGTGAATGGGAAAGGAATCATCCTAACAATTGCTGAAAATGGGTCTGCGGAACTAACGCCGGAGAAGCTGCAGTCTCCTGTTATTGATCAGGATTTGACAGATCTGACAAGTTTATTGTTTGCGAATGGAGCGAAAGCGATCTCCATAAACGGCCATCGTCTTATTGTGAATAGTTCGATTCGCACAGTCGGAGAAGGGATTCAGGTTGATACGCATTCAATTAGTATGCCATATGTATTGCATGTATTAGGTGATCCGCAGAGCCTTGAAGCGGCTGTACGCTTGCCAGGAGCAGATCGACAGTCGATGGAGGACTGGTTTCATTTTCTCAATAAGAAATTTATTCTTGAAAAAAAAGATAATCTAATCGTTCCTGCTTACACAGGAAACAGTAAGGTTCGATATATGAAATTACTTGAAAACAAAGGAGCGTAA
- a CDS encoding small basic family protein: MWLPVLGLVIGVILGLSFEVRVPEEYSSYLSIALLAGLDTIFGGIRAYLEDFFDIKVFMSGFFFNTLLAAGLAFLGVYMGVDLYLAAIFAFGVRLFNNIAVIRRILIGRWFKDKEKKDMNGSL; the protein is encoded by the coding sequence ATGTGGCTACCTGTACTCGGTTTAGTAATCGGGGTCATTCTTGGCCTCTCGTTTGAAGTTCGCGTTCCGGAAGAATACAGCAGCTACCTATCGATTGCGTTGCTTGCTGGTCTGGATACGATATTTGGCGGAATTCGCGCCTATCTGGAAGACTTTTTTGATATTAAAGTTTTCATGTCTGGCTTCTTTTTTAATACTCTTTTAGCGGCAGGCCTGGCCTTTTTAGGTGTATATATGGGAGTAGACTTATATTTAGCTGCGATCTTCGCTTTTGGTGTTCGTTTATTTAATAACATTGCGGTAATTCGCCGAATTCTGATTGGTCGTTGGTTTAAGGATAAGGAGAAAAAAGATATGAATGGGTCTTTGTAA
- the ftsA gene encoding cell division protein FtsA — translation MNNNEYIVSLDIGTSKVRVIIGEINSGSINIIGVGTADSHGIKKGAIVDIDETVQAIREAVEKAERMVDLPIHHVVVGISGNHIQLQASQGVVAVSSENREIGDDDIERVMKAAQVVAIPPEREIIDVVPVQYIVDGLGEISDPRGMLGVRLEMEGTIITGSKTVIHNIMRCVERAGLSIVGMYLMPLASSEIALTKDEKNLGVVLVDIGAGSTTVSVFELGTLSAFSVLPIGGEYITNDIAIGLRTTTEEAKQIQMKSGCALVEEASEDERFHVKRIGSDVDKEFTQIELASIIEPRAAEIFELVEDELEALGYDATIPNGFVLTGGVASIPGLLELARYELQAPVRIAIPDYIGVRDPGFTAGVGLIKYASRYYMNQMPQQLETKQSQPKAVRKQPAVPKASKEHKEQGGLVRKMKDWFSEFI, via the coding sequence ATGAACAACAACGAATACATCGTAAGCTTAGATATTGGTACATCCAAAGTCAGAGTAATCATTGGAGAGATTAATAGCGGAAGTATTAATATTATCGGAGTCGGAACGGCGGATTCGCATGGAATTAAGAAGGGTGCGATTGTGGATATTGATGAAACGGTTCAGGCCATTCGTGAAGCTGTAGAAAAAGCGGAACGCATGGTCGATTTGCCAATTCATCACGTTGTAGTCGGAATTTCCGGTAATCATATACAACTTCAGGCGAGTCAGGGAGTAGTTGCCGTATCGAGCGAAAATCGCGAGATCGGTGATGACGACATTGAGCGTGTTATGAAAGCAGCACAGGTGGTTGCGATTCCGCCGGAGCGAGAGATTATCGACGTTGTTCCTGTTCAATATATCGTAGATGGACTCGGAGAAATCAGTGATCCGAGGGGCATGCTTGGCGTGCGTCTGGAGATGGAAGGAACGATTATTACCGGGTCAAAGACGGTTATACATAACATTATGCGCTGTGTAGAACGAGCAGGTTTATCAATTGTCGGAATGTATCTAATGCCGCTTGCGTCCAGTGAAATTGCCTTGACGAAGGATGAGAAAAATCTTGGAGTGGTTCTCGTAGATATTGGTGCTGGTTCTACTACGGTATCGGTATTTGAACTTGGTACATTAAGTGCTTTTTCTGTACTTCCGATTGGTGGAGAATACATCACGAATGATATCGCGATTGGGCTTAGAACGACGACAGAGGAAGCAAAGCAAATCCAGATGAAGAGTGGCTGTGCACTTGTGGAGGAAGCGAGTGAGGACGAGCGTTTCCATGTGAAGCGAATTGGCAGTGATGTAGATAAGGAGTTTACACAGATCGAGCTTGCCAGTATTATCGAGCCACGTGCGGCAGAGATTTTTGAACTTGTGGAAGACGAACTTGAAGCTCTTGGATATGATGCGACGATTCCTAACGGTTTTGTTTTAACCGGAGGAGTGGCCAGTATCCCAGGACTGTTGGAGTTAGCACGCTATGAGCTTCAGGCGCCTGTGCGTATTGCCATTCCGGATTATATCGGAGTGCGTGACCCTGGATTTACAGCGGGAGTGGGATTGATCAAATACGCTTCCAGATACTATATGAATCAGATGCCGCAACAGTTAGAGACGAAGCAAAGTCAACCGAAAGCGGTACGCAAGCAGCCAGCTGTACCGAAAGCTTCGAAAGAGCATAAGGAGCAAGGCGGACTCGTCCGAAAAATGAAAGATTGGTTCAGCGAATTTATTTAG
- the ftsZ gene encoding cell division protein FtsZ: MLEFDLEMDTLAQIKVIGVGGGGSNAVNRMIEGGIQGVEFISVNTDYQALNLSKAQHKLQIGGKLTRGLGAGANPEVGKKAAEESREQLEQALRGADLVFVTAGMGGGTGTGAAPVIAEIAKEIGALTVGVVTRPFTFEGRKRSTQADSGIACLKEKVDTLIVIPNDRLLEIVDKNTPMLEAFRQADNVLSQGVQGISDLIAVPGLINLDFADVKTIMTERGSALMGIGIGTGENRAAEAARRAICSPLLETSIDGARGVLLNITGGTNLSLYEVNEAADIVASASDPEVNMIFGSVINENLKDEIIVTVIATGFEEAQQANLRRAQADASQKGTAQAGNLKPMRRQRAVEVDVEEEEVQQAPAARMEPRTGGSSLNNLDNLDIPTFLRNRRSRKK; this comes from the coding sequence ATGTTGGAATTCGACCTTGAAATGGATACACTAGCACAAATAAAAGTAATTGGGGTTGGGGGCGGCGGAAGTAACGCTGTAAACCGAATGATTGAAGGTGGTATTCAGGGCGTTGAATTCATCTCAGTCAATACAGATTATCAGGCTTTAAATCTGTCCAAAGCACAGCATAAGCTGCAGATTGGTGGGAAGCTTACACGTGGTCTTGGAGCCGGAGCGAATCCAGAAGTCGGTAAGAAAGCAGCGGAAGAAAGCCGTGAACAATTGGAGCAGGCGCTGCGCGGAGCGGATCTCGTGTTTGTGACAGCCGGTATGGGCGGCGGTACAGGTACGGGAGCCGCGCCGGTTATTGCAGAGATCGCCAAGGAAATTGGGGCGCTTACAGTAGGCGTAGTAACACGACCATTCACATTTGAAGGACGCAAGCGTTCCACGCAAGCAGATAGCGGGATTGCTTGTCTAAAAGAGAAAGTAGACACACTTATCGTTATTCCAAATGACCGTCTGCTTGAAATTGTAGATAAGAATACACCGATGCTCGAAGCATTCCGTCAAGCAGATAATGTGCTGAGTCAGGGTGTACAGGGGATCTCAGACTTGATTGCCGTTCCGGGCTTGATTAACCTCGATTTCGCAGATGTCAAAACGATTATGACGGAGCGTGGTTCTGCCTTGATGGGAATCGGGATTGGAACAGGTGAGAACCGTGCAGCAGAAGCGGCACGACGTGCAATCTGCAGTCCGCTTCTTGAAACATCAATTGACGGCGCACGTGGTGTGTTGTTGAATATTACAGGCGGTACAAACTTAAGCTTGTATGAAGTAAACGAAGCGGCGGATATTGTAGCATCTGCTTCTGATCCAGAAGTGAACATGATTTTTGGTTCAGTAATTAATGAGAATCTGAAAGATGAGATCATTGTAACTGTAATTGCAACTGGCTTTGAAGAGGCTCAACAGGCAAACTTGCGCCGTGCACAGGCGGATGCGAGTCAGAAAGGTACGGCGCAAGCTGGAAACTTAAAGCCAATGCGTCGCCAGCGCGCTGTTGAGGTGGATGTAGAAGAGGAAGAAGTGCAGCAGGCTCCAGCAGCTCGCATGGAGCCGCGGACAGGTGGTTCTTCGCTAAACAATCTCGATAATCTCGACATTCCAACGTTCCTGCGCAACCGCCGGAGTCGAAAGAAGTAG
- a CDS encoding DUF2238 domain-containing protein: protein MKQIHARLPLLLLASFLLIFIWSGIAPKDRFTWYLEVAPAVIGGLILVRTYHTFRLTPLLYGLIWVHALILVIGGHYTYAEVPLFNWLRDAYDLDRNYYDRLGHLAQGFVPAILAREILIRKQVVRGYGWLFFLVVSICLAFSAFYELLEFGMALATGTAADAFLGTQGDVWDSQWDMLFALMGAIISQLLLARIHDRQLRFFR from the coding sequence ATGAAGCAAATCCATGCACGCTTGCCTCTTCTGCTCCTGGCAAGTTTTCTGCTTATCTTCATCTGGTCCGGGATTGCTCCCAAAGATCGTTTTACGTGGTATTTAGAAGTGGCTCCTGCAGTGATTGGGGGGCTGATTCTTGTGCGAACATACCATACGTTTCGACTTACGCCGCTTTTATATGGGCTGATCTGGGTACATGCACTTATTCTAGTAATAGGTGGACATTATACATATGCTGAGGTGCCGCTATTTAACTGGCTGCGTGATGCGTATGATCTGGATCGGAATTATTATGACCGGCTCGGCCACTTGGCACAAGGATTCGTTCCGGCGATACTAGCGAGAGAGATTTTGATACGTAAACAAGTTGTCAGAGGTTACGGTTGGCTTTTCTTTCTTGTCGTAAGCATTTGTCTCGCTTTTAGTGCCTTTTACGAGCTGCTTGAGTTTGGAATGGCCTTAGCTACCGGGACGGCTGCAGACGCGTTCCTTGGCACCCAAGGCGATGTATGGGATTCACAGTGGGATATGCTGTTTGCGCTTATGGGAGCGATTATTTCCCAGTTGTTGCTTGCACGTATTCATGATCGACAGCTTCGTTTTTTCAGGTGA
- the spoIIGA gene encoding sigma-E processing peptidase SpoIIGA, whose product MVMYADIVFVTNAVIDYTLLVATGTVCRQPMRRRRLLLASFIGAVYTIFLFFPPLSFAFTLIAKWLFSCLMLFIAFGWTNAWTMLRLLAALYGASFFIGGGLFALHYYMEQQSEIVNGIIVTHTGMKPALWLLVLGFPVLWWGVQSGYRALKASRQTDVQHVRLEIELFTHTVSCIGFIDTGNRLHDPLTRAPVTITELAIWDEAIPEALMAQIAAGMPDAVQLSDEEYHWFERIRFIPYRTVSSETNLLIALRPDAVRVYTESEVYQPEGMLIGLRKGALSSGGTYQAIVHPQAFAGEHHLAS is encoded by the coding sequence ATGGTGATGTATGCCGACATTGTGTTTGTCACCAATGCTGTGATTGACTATACACTACTTGTTGCGACTGGAACGGTATGTCGGCAACCGATGCGTCGGAGGCGTCTGTTGCTTGCCTCTTTCATAGGAGCTGTGTATACTATTTTTTTATTTTTTCCGCCTTTATCGTTTGCGTTTACTTTAATAGCTAAGTGGTTATTTTCTTGCCTGATGCTTTTTATCGCATTTGGCTGGACAAATGCGTGGACAATGCTGCGCTTGCTTGCCGCGTTGTATGGAGCTTCTTTTTTCATCGGAGGTGGCCTGTTTGCACTTCATTATTACATGGAGCAGCAAAGTGAGATCGTTAACGGAATTATTGTGACGCATACCGGAATGAAACCGGCTCTCTGGTTGCTTGTTCTTGGATTCCCCGTTCTCTGGTGGGGGGTACAAAGTGGATATCGGGCGTTGAAGGCAAGTCGCCAGACAGATGTACAGCATGTTAGGCTTGAAATCGAGTTGTTTACACATACCGTTTCCTGTATAGGGTTTATTGACACGGGCAACCGGCTGCACGATCCACTTACTCGTGCGCCGGTTACCATTACGGAGCTTGCTATCTGGGATGAGGCCATTCCGGAAGCGCTTATGGCTCAGATTGCAGCGGGCATGCCAGATGCAGTGCAATTATCTGATGAGGAATATCACTGGTTTGAACGCATTCGCTTTATTCCATATCGGACAGTGTCGAGTGAGACGAATTTGCTTATCGCACTTCGACCAGATGCCGTGAGGGTGTACACCGAAAGTGAAGTCTATCAACCGGAAGGCATGTTAATTGGTCTGCGCAAAGGCGCCTTGTCATCAGGTGGCACGTATCAGGCGATTGTTCATCCACAGGCGTTCGCAGGAGAACATCATCTTGCGTCGTAA
- the sigE gene encoding RNA polymerase sporulation sigma factor SigE, which yields MMVKLRLVVQLWWYRLLIRLGTRTEEVHYIGGSEALPPPLNREEEEYLLGRLHTNDPAIRSILIERNLRLVVYIARKFENTGINIEDLVSIGTIGLIKAVNTFDPEKKIKLATYASRCIENEILMFLRRNSKIKSEVSFDEPLNIDWDGNELLLSDVLGTENDIIYRDLEEQVDKKLLYKALNKLSARERVIMEMRFGLNGEEEKTQKDVADILGISQSYISRLEKRIIKRLQKEFNKML from the coding sequence ATGATGGTCAAGCTGCGACTTGTTGTTCAATTGTGGTGGTACCGCCTGCTTATACGGCTTGGTACTCGCACAGAAGAAGTACATTATATCGGAGGTAGCGAAGCGCTGCCACCACCTTTAAATCGGGAAGAAGAAGAATATTTGCTGGGTCGTCTGCATACGAATGATCCGGCGATTCGTTCGATACTCATTGAGCGTAATTTACGACTTGTTGTGTACATTGCTCGTAAATTTGAGAACACAGGCATTAATATTGAAGATCTGGTCAGCATTGGTACAATCGGCTTAATTAAAGCGGTCAATACTTTCGATCCTGAGAAGAAAATCAAGCTGGCTACGTATGCATCGCGCTGTATTGAAAATGAGATTTTGATGTTTTTGCGTCGCAACAGCAAAATAAAATCAGAAGTATCGTTTGACGAGCCGCTAAATATTGACTGGGACGGCAATGAATTATTGCTCTCTGATGTGCTAGGAACAGAGAATGATATTATTTACCGTGATCTTGAGGAGCAGGTAGACAAGAAGCTGCTGTATAAGGCGCTTAATAAGCTGAGTGCGCGTGAGCGTGTGATTATGGAGATGAGATTCGGGCTAAATGGAGAAGAGGAGAAAACGCAGAAAGATGTAGCTGATATTCTTGGAATTTCTCAGTCATACATCTCACGTCTTGAGAAGCGTATTATCAAACGGCTGCAAAAAGAGTTTAATAAGATGCTGTAA
- the sigG gene encoding RNA polymerase sporulation sigma factor SigG, translating to MTRNKVEICGVDTAKLPVLTNVQMRDLFARLQSGEYTAREQLVNGNLRLVLSVIQRFNNRGEYVDDLFQVGCIGLMKAIDNFDLSQNVKFSTYAVPMIIGEIRRYLRDNNPIRVSRSLRDIAYKALQVRDTLTNKNSREPTIHEISEVLNVPKEDVVFALDAIQDPVSLFEPIYQDGGDPIFVMDQISDERNKDSQWTEEIALREAMRRLSEREKMILSMRFFEGKTQMEVADEIGISQAQVSRLEKAAISQMHKHVQ from the coding sequence GTGACACGTAACAAGGTAGAAATCTGCGGCGTAGATACAGCTAAGCTTCCCGTACTGACGAATGTGCAGATGAGGGATTTGTTTGCGAGGCTGCAGAGCGGAGAATACACAGCAAGAGAGCAATTAGTAAATGGCAACTTACGCCTGGTGTTAAGCGTGATCCAGCGCTTCAACAATCGTGGAGAATACGTTGATGACTTGTTTCAGGTTGGCTGTATTGGGCTAATGAAAGCCATTGATAACTTTGATTTGAGCCAGAATGTCAAGTTTTCAACGTATGCGGTTCCGATGATTATTGGAGAGATTCGCCGGTATTTGCGGGACAACAATCCTATTCGCGTCTCCCGCTCACTGCGCGACATTGCGTACAAGGCATTGCAAGTACGTGATACGTTGACTAACAAAAATTCACGCGAACCAACCATTCATGAAATATCGGAAGTGCTCAATGTGCCAAAGGAAGATGTGGTGTTTGCACTTGATGCCATTCAAGACCCGGTATCATTGTTTGAGCCGATTTATCAGGATGGTGGTGATCCGATTTTTGTCATGGATCAGATTAGTGACGAGCGGAACAAGGACAGCCAGTGGACAGAAGAGATTGCCCTTCGTGAGGCGATGCGTCGTCTAAGTGAGCGGGAGAAAATGATTTTATCGATGCGCTTCTTTGAAGGAAAAACCCAGATGGAAGTCGCGGACGAAATCGGCATCTCGCAAGCACAAGTGTCGCGCTTGGAGAAAGCAGCAATTTCACAAATGCATAAGCATGTACAGTAA
- a CDS encoding basic amino acid ABC transporter substrate-binding protein, protein MKKKWTALLIAMLALTVFAVGCGSKGDGQAANKIVVGTDASFPPFESLTPDGKPEGFDIDLINAIAKSQKLDIEVKHVGWDPMMAGLENDSIKAGIAGITMNDDRKKQFDFTDPYFTAKQSILIKNSVTNVNTIADLKGKKIGVQSGTTGQTVVEDKFGKGYTGLKGFDDIASAIDDMKNGRIDAVVADNAVIKKFKEQLHLDDVKIVEDKTINQEQYGIAVKKGNKELLDKLNQGLKAVKADGTYDKIYAKYFK, encoded by the coding sequence ATGAAGAAAAAATGGACGGCCCTTCTCATCGCTATGCTCGCCCTGACAGTATTCGCTGTTGGCTGTGGCAGCAAGGGAGACGGCCAGGCAGCTAACAAAATTGTCGTAGGTACAGACGCATCCTTCCCTCCGTTTGAATCTCTCACTCCAGACGGTAAACCGGAAGGCTTCGATATTGATCTCATCAACGCTATCGCCAAGTCACAAAAACTCGATATTGAAGTGAAGCACGTTGGCTGGGACCCAATGATGGCTGGCCTTGAGAATGATTCAATCAAAGCAGGTATTGCGGGCATTACAATGAACGACGATCGAAAAAAACAATTTGATTTCACAGATCCGTATTTTACAGCTAAGCAATCTATCCTCATCAAAAATTCAGTAACAAATGTAAATACAATTGCTGACCTGAAAGGCAAAAAAATCGGCGTTCAATCCGGTACAACTGGTCAAACAGTTGTGGAAGATAAGTTTGGTAAAGGATACACAGGATTAAAAGGCTTCGATGATATTGCCAGCGCAATTGATGATATGAAAAATGGACGTATTGATGCAGTTGTAGCTGATAACGCGGTAATTAAAAAGTTTAAAGAACAGCTTCATCTCGATGATGTAAAAATCGTAGAAGATAAAACAATCAATCAAGAACAATACGGCATCGCAGTTAAAAAAGGTAACAAAGAGTTGCTTGATAAACTCAACCAAGGTCTTAAAGCTGTAAAAGCAGATGGCACATATGACAAGATTTATGCAAAATACTTCAAATAA
- a CDS encoding YlmC/YmxH family sporulation protein — MIKISEFQEKDVVNVVDGKNLGQVTDLEINLQVGRVEAIVVPGKGNGKFFGFFGGGEDITIPWRNIVKIGRDVILVRMDDVPIAAKPGEHLS, encoded by the coding sequence ATGATTAAGATTTCTGAGTTCCAGGAAAAGGATGTCGTGAACGTGGTAGACGGCAAAAACCTGGGCCAGGTAACGGATCTTGAAATTAACTTGCAGGTTGGGCGGGTCGAAGCGATTGTTGTACCGGGCAAGGGAAATGGAAAATTTTTCGGCTTTTTTGGCGGAGGTGAGGACATTACGATTCCATGGCGCAATATTGTAAAAATCGGGCGTGATGTTATTCTAGTACGAATGGATGATGTACCAATTGCAGCCAAACCGGGGGAACATTTGTCATAA
- the pgeF gene encoding peptidoglycan editing factor PgeF, whose amino-acid sequence MEPFGLQDEETALRLINWEARWPELVAGFSTRNGGTSSGYYTSLNCGLHVGDDGDAVRENRRLLAEANGFDFAAWTCAEQVHGGAVHIVEAETRGTGRLAHDEAIKDTDGLLTEHAGIFLASFYADCVPLFFYAPSHRVIGVAHAGWKGTVANIGAEMVRQMGERWQIAPEEIYAAIGPSIRSCCYEVNDVVANRVQDVLASRAEQVLKAKDDGKYMLNLQETNRILLLAAGILPEHIEVSHLCTSCRTDLFFSHRKEAGKTGRMTAFIALKEG is encoded by the coding sequence ATGGAACCGTTCGGTTTACAGGATGAGGAAACCGCTCTCCGCTTGATCAATTGGGAAGCAAGGTGGCCGGAGCTGGTCGCAGGGTTTTCTACGCGAAATGGTGGAACGAGCAGCGGATATTATACAAGTTTGAACTGTGGTTTGCATGTTGGGGATGATGGAGATGCTGTAAGAGAGAATCGTCGTCTGCTGGCAGAAGCCAATGGGTTTGACTTTGCAGCATGGACGTGCGCCGAGCAGGTGCATGGCGGTGCGGTGCATATTGTGGAGGCAGAGACACGCGGTACGGGGCGTCTTGCACATGACGAGGCGATCAAGGACACAGATGGACTGCTAACGGAGCATGCGGGTATATTTCTGGCGTCGTTTTATGCAGATTGTGTGCCGTTGTTTTTTTATGCGCCGAGCCACCGTGTGATCGGGGTTGCACATGCGGGCTGGAAGGGAACGGTAGCAAACATTGGCGCTGAGATGGTGCGGCAGATGGGTGAGCGATGGCAGATTGCACCGGAAGAGATTTATGCAGCGATTGGTCCGTCAATCAGGTCATGTTGTTATGAAGTAAATGATGTAGTGGCAAATCGGGTACAGGATGTCCTAGCATCGCGTGCGGAACAGGTGCTAAAGGCGAAAGATGACGGGAAATATATGTTGAATTTACAAGAAACAAATCGAATTTTACTTCTCGCAGCAGGAATTTTGCCAGAGCATATCGAAGTCAGTCATTTATGTACGAGTTGTCGCACGGACTTGTTCTTCTCGCATCGAAAAGAAGCAGGGAAAACAGGGCGAATGACCGCGTTCATTGCGTTGAAAGAGGGGTAA